One Cyclopterus lumpus isolate fCycLum1 chromosome 7, fCycLum1.pri, whole genome shotgun sequence DNA window includes the following coding sequences:
- the arhgef3l gene encoding rho guanine nucleotide exchange factor (GEF) 3, like isoform X3, with the protein MEVEETGKTRTTCAATLETHSVPCDHAGDEEEDEEDEKDEGEMMSDHIRYSEEPSNKRVKPVVKSNSLTGVITPVKTPALKRIGQSISRSISFRTEARPLPPAPLRSRTKASSYPRRRNSQCWSDTVESHDLTAKEIKRQEVIYELTQGERQFIEDLSLVKKVYYEPMLKLDIMTENELGQIFGTLDSLIPLHQDLLSRLERLKGSEKTIGQVGPTLMNWFPCLEAYVTYCCNQVGAKALLDQKKHEKRVEHFLRLCQESSFSRKLDLWNFLDLPRSRLVKYPLLLKEIQKCTPPEHPDEDTLPDALELLHSIVAEVNKKTGEAECQFYRRCLAYLEESQRLQEIQLSRFLYCHGELKNNKGQRLHVFLFELALVLTRPGEDREGGQVFHVYRQPLPNALINLEEIPDGEAGGGGTFRGAFTGGNDKVKNCFRVSSRGRSKAHPYSLQANESFSKQQWITCLRQAIVQSRDGTAQTSQSQRSLHPDPALYHIAQLSLSSDTEMADHTCR; encoded by the exons ATGGAAGTAGAAGAGACTGGTAAAACAAGGACCACCTG tgctgCAACGTTAGAGACACACTCCGTCCCCTGTGACCATGCTGGG gatgaagaggaagatgaggaagatgagaaAGATGAGGGTGAGATGATGTCTGACCACATAAGGTATTCAGAG GAGCCCAGTAACAAAAGGGTCAAACCTGTGGTGAAGTCCAACAGCCTAACCGGTGTCATAACCCCGGTGAAGACCCCTGCTCTGAAACGCATTGGACAGTCTATTTCG CGGTCAATTAGTTTTCGCACGGAGGCGCGACCTTTGCCCCCGGCTCCCCTGCGCTCTCGCACAAAGGCCTCGTCGTATCCACGCCGGCGCAACAGCCAGTGCTGGAGTGACACTGTGGAGAGCCATGACCTTACTGCAAAGGAGATCAAGCGACAAGAG GTGATCTATGAGCTGACTCAGGGTGAGAGACAATTCATTGAAGACCTCAGCCTGGTCAAGAAG GTCTACTATGAGCCCATGCTGAAGTTGGACATCATGACAGAGAATGAGCTTGGACAGATCTTTGGTACACTGGATTCTCTCATTCCTCTTCATCAAG ATCTTCTGAGTCGTCTTGAGCGGCTGAAGGGATCAGAGAAGACAATCGGACAGGTGGGGCCTACCTTGATGAACTGG ttCCCTTGCCTGGAGGCCTATGTTACGTACTGCTGTAACCAGGTGGGGGCTAAAGCCCTGCTTGACCAGAAAAAGCATGAGAAAAGAGTTGAGCACTTCTTGCGTCTGTGTCAGGAGTCCTCGTTCAGCAGGAAACTGGACCTGTGGAACTTCCTGGATCTCCCCCGAAGCCGTTTAGTCAAATACCCCTTGCTGCTGAAAGAGATACAGAAGTGCACCCCTCCAGAGCACCCGGATGAGGACACGCTGCCCGATGCT TTGGAGCTGCTCCACAGCATCGTGGCCGAGGTGAACAAGAAGACGGGCGAGGCGGAGTGTCAGTTCTACAGGCGGTGCCTTGCTTATCTCGAAGAGAGTCAGAGACTACAAGAGATCCAGCTGTCCCGCTTCCTGTACTGCCACGGAGAGCTCAAGAACAACAAGGGCCAG CGGCTGCATGTATTCCTGTTTGAGCTGGCCTTGGTGCTGACCAGGCCgggggaggacagagagggaggtcAGGTGTTCCATGTGTACAGACAGCCTCTGCCCAATGCCTTGATAAATCTGGAGGAGATCCCAGATGGGGAGGCTGGGGGAGGGGGCACCTTCAGGGGAGCCTTCACTGGAGGCAATGATAAAG TGAAAAACTGTTTCCGTGTGAGCAGCAGAGGGCGCTCCAAAGCTCACCCTTACAGCCTGCAGGCCAATGAGTCCTTCAGCAAGCAGCAGTGGATCACCTGTCTGCGCCAAGCAATTGTCCAGTCGCGAGATGGGACCGCTCAGACCAGCCAGTCGCAGCGCTCCCTTCACCCTGATCCCGCCCTGTATCACATAGCGCAGCTCAGCCTCAGCTCGGACACAGAAATGGCAGATCATACCTGCCGCTGA
- the LOC117733462 gene encoding rho-related GTP-binding protein RhoA-C-like, with the protein MAAIRKKLVIVGDGACGKTCLLIVFSKDQFPEVYVPTVFENYVADIEVDGKQVELALWDTAGQEDYDRLRPLSYPDTDVILMCFSVDSPDSLENIPEKWTPEVKHFCPNVPIILVGNKKDLRNDEHTRRELAKMKQEPVKYEDGKEMANRISAYGYQECSAKSKDGVREVFEMATRAALQAKKRGKKSTCLLL; encoded by the exons ATGGCAGCCATCAGGAAGAAGTTGGTGATTGTTGGGGATGGTGCATGTGGGAAGACCTGTCTGCTCATCGTCTTCAGTAAGGACCAGTTCCCAGAGGTCTACGTCCCCACTGTGTTTGAGAACTATGTGGCAGACATTGAGGTGGATGGGAAACAG gTAGAGCTAGCACTTTGGGATACAGCAGGTCAGGAAGACTATGACCGACTGAGGCCTCTCTCCTACCCCGACACTGATGTTATTCTCATGTGCTTCTCTGTAGACAGCCCTGACAGTTTAG AGAATATTCCAGAAAAGTGGACCCCTGAAGTGAAACACTTCTGTCCAAATGTTCCCATTATCCTGGTTGGCAATAAAAAAGATCTGCGCAATGATGAGCACACCAGACGAGAGCTTGCCAAAATGAAACAg gagcCAGTTAAATACGAAGATGGCAAAGAGATGGCGAACCGCATCAGTGCCTACGGCTACCAAGAGTGTTCTGCCAAATCCAAAGATGGTGTAAGGGAAGTCTTTGAGATGGCAACTAGGGCAGCACTGCAGGCCAAGAAACGTGGCAAGAAGTCCACCTGCCTTCTGTTGTAG
- the arhgef3l gene encoding rho guanine nucleotide exchange factor (GEF) 3, like isoform X1 — protein sequence MEVEETGKTRTTCAATLETHSVPCDHAGKKRKQDPEPVVTIIVDEEEDEEDEKDEGEMMSDHIRYSEEPSNKRVKPVVKSNSLTGVITPVKTPALKRIGQSISRSISFRTEARPLPPAPLRSRTKASSYPRRRNSQCWSDTVESHDLTAKEIKRQEVIYELTQGERQFIEDLSLVKKVYYEPMLKLDIMTENELGQIFGTLDSLIPLHQDLLSRLERLKGSEKTIGQVGPTLMNWFPCLEAYVTYCCNQVGAKALLDQKKHEKRVEHFLRLCQESSFSRKLDLWNFLDLPRSRLVKYPLLLKEIQKCTPPEHPDEDTLPDALELLHSIVAEVNKKTGEAECQFYRRCLAYLEESQRLQEIQLSRFLYCHGELKNNKGQRLHVFLFELALVLTRPGEDREGGQVFHVYRQPLPNALINLEEIPDGEAGGGGTFRGAFTGGNDKVKNCFRVSSRGRSKAHPYSLQANESFSKQQWITCLRQAIVQSRDGTAQTSQSQRSLHPDPALYHIAQLSLSSDTEMADHTCR from the exons ATGGAAGTAGAAGAGACTGGTAAAACAAGGACCACCTG tgctgCAACGTTAGAGACACACTCCGTCCCCTGTGACCATGCTGGG aagaagagaaaacaagaccCTGAACCTGTGGTGACAATTATAGTG gatgaagaggaagatgaggaagatgagaaAGATGAGGGTGAGATGATGTCTGACCACATAAGGTATTCAGAG GAGCCCAGTAACAAAAGGGTCAAACCTGTGGTGAAGTCCAACAGCCTAACCGGTGTCATAACCCCGGTGAAGACCCCTGCTCTGAAACGCATTGGACAGTCTATTTCG CGGTCAATTAGTTTTCGCACGGAGGCGCGACCTTTGCCCCCGGCTCCCCTGCGCTCTCGCACAAAGGCCTCGTCGTATCCACGCCGGCGCAACAGCCAGTGCTGGAGTGACACTGTGGAGAGCCATGACCTTACTGCAAAGGAGATCAAGCGACAAGAG GTGATCTATGAGCTGACTCAGGGTGAGAGACAATTCATTGAAGACCTCAGCCTGGTCAAGAAG GTCTACTATGAGCCCATGCTGAAGTTGGACATCATGACAGAGAATGAGCTTGGACAGATCTTTGGTACACTGGATTCTCTCATTCCTCTTCATCAAG ATCTTCTGAGTCGTCTTGAGCGGCTGAAGGGATCAGAGAAGACAATCGGACAGGTGGGGCCTACCTTGATGAACTGG ttCCCTTGCCTGGAGGCCTATGTTACGTACTGCTGTAACCAGGTGGGGGCTAAAGCCCTGCTTGACCAGAAAAAGCATGAGAAAAGAGTTGAGCACTTCTTGCGTCTGTGTCAGGAGTCCTCGTTCAGCAGGAAACTGGACCTGTGGAACTTCCTGGATCTCCCCCGAAGCCGTTTAGTCAAATACCCCTTGCTGCTGAAAGAGATACAGAAGTGCACCCCTCCAGAGCACCCGGATGAGGACACGCTGCCCGATGCT TTGGAGCTGCTCCACAGCATCGTGGCCGAGGTGAACAAGAAGACGGGCGAGGCGGAGTGTCAGTTCTACAGGCGGTGCCTTGCTTATCTCGAAGAGAGTCAGAGACTACAAGAGATCCAGCTGTCCCGCTTCCTGTACTGCCACGGAGAGCTCAAGAACAACAAGGGCCAG CGGCTGCATGTATTCCTGTTTGAGCTGGCCTTGGTGCTGACCAGGCCgggggaggacagagagggaggtcAGGTGTTCCATGTGTACAGACAGCCTCTGCCCAATGCCTTGATAAATCTGGAGGAGATCCCAGATGGGGAGGCTGGGGGAGGGGGCACCTTCAGGGGAGCCTTCACTGGAGGCAATGATAAAG TGAAAAACTGTTTCCGTGTGAGCAGCAGAGGGCGCTCCAAAGCTCACCCTTACAGCCTGCAGGCCAATGAGTCCTTCAGCAAGCAGCAGTGGATCACCTGTCTGCGCCAAGCAATTGTCCAGTCGCGAGATGGGACCGCTCAGACCAGCCAGTCGCAGCGCTCCCTTCACCCTGATCCCGCCCTGTATCACATAGCGCAGCTCAGCCTCAGCTCGGACACAGAAATGGCAGATCATACCTGCCGCTGA
- the usp21 gene encoding ubiquitin carboxyl-terminal hydrolase 21, translating to MPGASGVNAEGSCEALCRTLVSQNGLQRETADISQSVLYTSLMGLLLVADNEKEHLSLGSGRVGLRNIGNTCFLNAVVQCLSHTRSLRDYSLLTSYRDEKFSKEEARLMEVFSQVLSGLWDVNDGDTVVNPRQLYSIFKEAVPYFSGYSQQDAQEFLRFLLDKLHTEINRRPYVRRTGKEPELTFARFRISEEAAAMWKKHLERDDSRIVDLFSGQLRSSLHCSVCSHYSNTFDVFCDLSLPIPKRSSVGAVTLRECLDLFSQEEELDKDNSPMCERCNRHTECTKRLSIQKFPQVIVIHLNRFTTSRWSISKSTVYVSFPLTDLDLGRYGPVDCGPVLYDLYAICNHAGTVNMGHYTACCSDDNGWCFYNDSSVTPVSENQLQTNQAYVLFYQRSNSTTSVRK from the exons ATGCCAGGAGCCAGTGGCGTCAACGCTGAGGGCTCTTGTGAGGCCCTGTGTCGAACCCTGGTCTCCCAGAACGGCCTCCAGAGAGAGACAGCCGACATCTCCCAGTCGGTTCTCTACACCTCACTGATGGGCTTGCTTCTGGTCGCCGACAACGAG aaagagCATCTCTCCTTAGGAAGTGGAAGGGTTGGCCTTAGAAACATAGGAAACACA TGTTTCCTGAACGCAGTAGTCCAATGTTTGTCTCACACACGTAGCCTCAGGGACTACAGCCTCCTCACGTCCTATAGGGATGAGAAGTTCTCCAAAGAGGAGGCTCGGCTCATGGAAG TTTTCTCTCAGGTGTTGTCCGGCCTTTGGGATGTAAATGACGGGGACACTGTTGTAAACCCACGACAGttgtacagtatatttaaagAAGCCGTGCCTTACTTCAGTGGATACAG TCAACAGGATGCGCAGGAGTTCCTCAGGTTCCTCTTGGACAAGCTGCACACAGAAATCAACCGCAGACCCTACGTCCGACGAACAGGGAAGGAGCCCGAACTGACATTTGCCAGATTTAG GATTTCGGAGGAGGCAGCTGCCATGTGGAAGAAGCACTTGGAGAGAGATGACAGCAGAATAGTCG ACCTGTTCTCAGGCCAGCTGAGGAGCTCGCTGCACTGCTCAGTGTGCTCCCACTACTCCAACACATTCGATGTGTTCTGTGATCTGTCGCTGCCCATCCCCAAAAGGAGCTCTGTTGGGGCGGTCACACTGAGGGAGTGCCTGGACCTCTTCTCTCAGGAGGAGGAATTGGACAAAGACAACTCACCA atgTGCGAGAGGTGTAACAGGCACACAGAGTGCACCAAGCGGCTTTCCATCCAGAAGTTTCCCCAGGTTATTGTGATCC ATCTGAACCGCTTTACGACGTCACGGTGGTCCATCAGTAAAAGTACAGTGTACGTGTCCTTCCCACTCACTGACCTGGACCTTGGACGCTACGGGCCCGTCGACTGTG GCCCAGTGCTGTATGATTTATATGCAATATGTAATCACGCTGGGACGGTGAACATGGGCCACTACACAGCCTGCTGTTCAGACGACAATGGTTGGTGCTTCTACAATGACTCGAG TGTGACTCCAGTCTCGGAGAACCAGCTTCAGACCAATCAAGCATATGTGCTGTTCTACCAGCGCAGCAACAGCACCACCAGCGTCAGGAAATAG
- the arhgef3l gene encoding rho guanine nucleotide exchange factor (GEF) 3, like isoform X2: MEVEETGKTRTTCAATLETHSVPCDHAGKRKQDPEPVVTIIVDEEEDEEDEKDEGEMMSDHIRYSEEPSNKRVKPVVKSNSLTGVITPVKTPALKRIGQSISRSISFRTEARPLPPAPLRSRTKASSYPRRRNSQCWSDTVESHDLTAKEIKRQEVIYELTQGERQFIEDLSLVKKVYYEPMLKLDIMTENELGQIFGTLDSLIPLHQDLLSRLERLKGSEKTIGQVGPTLMNWFPCLEAYVTYCCNQVGAKALLDQKKHEKRVEHFLRLCQESSFSRKLDLWNFLDLPRSRLVKYPLLLKEIQKCTPPEHPDEDTLPDALELLHSIVAEVNKKTGEAECQFYRRCLAYLEESQRLQEIQLSRFLYCHGELKNNKGQRLHVFLFELALVLTRPGEDREGGQVFHVYRQPLPNALINLEEIPDGEAGGGGTFRGAFTGGNDKVKNCFRVSSRGRSKAHPYSLQANESFSKQQWITCLRQAIVQSRDGTAQTSQSQRSLHPDPALYHIAQLSLSSDTEMADHTCR; the protein is encoded by the exons ATGGAAGTAGAAGAGACTGGTAAAACAAGGACCACCTG tgctgCAACGTTAGAGACACACTCCGTCCCCTGTGACCATGCTGGG aagagaaaacaagaccCTGAACCTGTGGTGACAATTATAGTG gatgaagaggaagatgaggaagatgagaaAGATGAGGGTGAGATGATGTCTGACCACATAAGGTATTCAGAG GAGCCCAGTAACAAAAGGGTCAAACCTGTGGTGAAGTCCAACAGCCTAACCGGTGTCATAACCCCGGTGAAGACCCCTGCTCTGAAACGCATTGGACAGTCTATTTCG CGGTCAATTAGTTTTCGCACGGAGGCGCGACCTTTGCCCCCGGCTCCCCTGCGCTCTCGCACAAAGGCCTCGTCGTATCCACGCCGGCGCAACAGCCAGTGCTGGAGTGACACTGTGGAGAGCCATGACCTTACTGCAAAGGAGATCAAGCGACAAGAG GTGATCTATGAGCTGACTCAGGGTGAGAGACAATTCATTGAAGACCTCAGCCTGGTCAAGAAG GTCTACTATGAGCCCATGCTGAAGTTGGACATCATGACAGAGAATGAGCTTGGACAGATCTTTGGTACACTGGATTCTCTCATTCCTCTTCATCAAG ATCTTCTGAGTCGTCTTGAGCGGCTGAAGGGATCAGAGAAGACAATCGGACAGGTGGGGCCTACCTTGATGAACTGG ttCCCTTGCCTGGAGGCCTATGTTACGTACTGCTGTAACCAGGTGGGGGCTAAAGCCCTGCTTGACCAGAAAAAGCATGAGAAAAGAGTTGAGCACTTCTTGCGTCTGTGTCAGGAGTCCTCGTTCAGCAGGAAACTGGACCTGTGGAACTTCCTGGATCTCCCCCGAAGCCGTTTAGTCAAATACCCCTTGCTGCTGAAAGAGATACAGAAGTGCACCCCTCCAGAGCACCCGGATGAGGACACGCTGCCCGATGCT TTGGAGCTGCTCCACAGCATCGTGGCCGAGGTGAACAAGAAGACGGGCGAGGCGGAGTGTCAGTTCTACAGGCGGTGCCTTGCTTATCTCGAAGAGAGTCAGAGACTACAAGAGATCCAGCTGTCCCGCTTCCTGTACTGCCACGGAGAGCTCAAGAACAACAAGGGCCAG CGGCTGCATGTATTCCTGTTTGAGCTGGCCTTGGTGCTGACCAGGCCgggggaggacagagagggaggtcAGGTGTTCCATGTGTACAGACAGCCTCTGCCCAATGCCTTGATAAATCTGGAGGAGATCCCAGATGGGGAGGCTGGGGGAGGGGGCACCTTCAGGGGAGCCTTCACTGGAGGCAATGATAAAG TGAAAAACTGTTTCCGTGTGAGCAGCAGAGGGCGCTCCAAAGCTCACCCTTACAGCCTGCAGGCCAATGAGTCCTTCAGCAAGCAGCAGTGGATCACCTGTCTGCGCCAAGCAATTGTCCAGTCGCGAGATGGGACCGCTCAGACCAGCCAGTCGCAGCGCTCCCTTCACCCTGATCCCGCCCTGTATCACATAGCGCAGCTCAGCCTCAGCTCGGACACAGAAATGGCAGATCATACCTGCCGCTGA